Below is a window of Veillonella rodentium DNA.
TAAGAGGATAAATACGGGAATAGCCAGGAATAAGCCCATCAAAAAGCCGTAGCTTTCAGTTCTAAATATATTCATCAACGGATAGTACTGCGTGCCGAACAAGTTCGCCTGATACATCATATAGTATATGACCGCCGCAAGCCATCCGCCGATTATGAGAATATAGCCTATCCATGCAGGCCACCGCTTTTTAGGTTTCCACAAATTGAGAAATAGAAGCCAAAAGCTCACCAGTCCTACAGTAAGGATGGTGAAAAAGATTATATTAAATAGTAGTCTCATGCGTTCTCCAACTATGCCGATTCAAAGCCGGCCAATCCAGCGCCATATATTCCATATACAGCCATACATACCGATAAAATACCGTCGATATTGTTTAATTATATCGCAATTTATCAATGCAATCTAATATCTATGATGCAAGAATATATTCACAGCCCAACTACAAGGCATTCTATCTTGCAAGCTCCGTCAATTTACCGTGCGGTCCCGCCCATGCGTAATCGGAAAACTCTTCACGTTTGATGAGCATCCAGTCCTTCGGCAAATCGCGGTCTATAGATTTGGTCAAAGTCCCGCGAAAAGCTTTCATAAACCATTTTCTATGGGAAAATACATGGGTCAGTTCCTTTACGAGAACGGGCTGCAGGGACAGTTCAAAGCCTAAATCCGCTACCAGTTCCGCTAGCGCCTGTTCACCGTCATCAAAGGCGGATACACCTTCAACGGACGGAAATTCCCACATGGATCGCAACAGTCCACGGTTCGGGCGTTTATGCAGTAAATAGTAATCTTCATATTGCAAAATGCCTACGAATACTGGAACATCGACGACCTTAGTTTTCTTGATGCGCACCGGCAGCTTGTCCGTATCCCCCTGTTGATAGGCATCGCAAAGATTTGCAATGGGACATTCACCGCAGCGTGGCGCCTTGGGAATGCATACGGCGGAGCCGAAATCCATCAAGGCCTGATTAAAGTCGCCCGGCCTGTCGTGAGGCAAGGTTTCCTCCACGATGGCGGTGATCAGCTTCCGGCCCTTCGTGCTCAAGATATCCTCAAATATTCGGTACAACCGCGCGTAAATGCGCAATACATTGCCGTCGACGGCCGCCTCCGGCTCATTATAAGCCATGGACAGGATAGCCCCCGCCGTGTAAGAACCCACGCCCTTTAAGGATTCCATCGTCTTTCTGTCATGAGGCACGACACCGCCGTAATTTTCAACGACGTCCTTCACTCCGAGCCGCAGGTTGCGAGCCCGACTGTAATACCCGAGCCCCTGCCAGGCATGAACGACTTCATCCTCGGATGCGTTCGCCAGGTCCTGCAAGGTCGGAAAGAGCCGCATCCAGTTGTCATAATACGGCTTCATCGCTTCGATGCGCGTCTGCTGGCTCATCACCTCGGACACCCAGATTTTGTACGGATCTCCGCAATCGCGCCACGGCAATTCACGCTTGTGCACATCATACCACGCCAATAACTGTGGTACCCACTTCGGGCTCTTCACCTCTGCCATACTACCTCTACTCATTAATATACAAATCAATTCTGGCCAGATGTTCGCTTTCCATAACGGATTCCATCGCGGTCAAATCCATCTTGTCCACCGTACTGTTATCACGGGCGAACACGATAGGCCCTTTCAACTTTTTATTCTCCAGCAGCATCGGCAACCAGCGCCGATCGCCGTCCCACATATGCGCGTACGGCACATCCTCCGGCTTGAACCAGTGCGGCTCCATCTCATCCGTTTCCGCTACAATGCCTGTGAAAGTACGTAGAAAATAAACATAACTCACATGGGTTAAACTTTCATCAAAGGGAAACTGAAAATCGAAAAGAGCCACGCATTCAAGGTCCTCCTCACGGGCTGAAAGGCCGGATTCCTCAAACAATTCACGAACGGCACAGGCGCGGAAGCTTTCACCAGGATTGAGCTTGCCACCGAAGCCGTTATATTTATCGGCACCGAAGCCGCGTTTTTTACGTCCCAACAATATGCGATTGTCCTCATCGATGGGAAATACCAACGTTGTAGGTCTCATATATCCTCCCCGGCGATAAACTGACGCGCTGATTTCTAATAAATTAAATATTGCATCAACTAAATGCCTTGATGTACAACTATTTCCGAACGATCGTTGCACGGCCATTTGATGACATTATATTATTATATCATTATTTTATGTACGAATGGACTAGTTGTGGTATGATTAAAAGTATAGATTTTGTGATAGAAAAGGAGGCGCACCATGAACAGGCCGCTCATTTTTGACATCGCACTGGGCCGCACAAAGCCCGTCAATATGCGTAACGAACAAGTTCGGTGTCCCTTCTGCGACAGATCGCAATTAACGGATATTCTCGATACATCCGGACATATCATCTGGCTCATGAATAAATATCCCGTATTGCACGATACATGGCCTACGGTCATCATCGAAACGGAAACGGACGACGGCGAATTCTCCACATTACCCCTCGACGAAGCGACCCGCATCATGCAGTTCGGCCTCGATAAATGGCGCGAAACGATGCAGACAAACGAGTTCGCCTCCGTTTTATTTTTCAAAAATCACGGTCCCATGTCGGGCGGATCCATCCGACATCCGCACAGTCAGATAATCGGACTCAAAAACTACGATTACTGCGAAGATATCACCGTAGAGAGCATGAA
It encodes the following:
- the mutY gene encoding A/G-specific adenine glycosylase, encoding MAEVKSPKWVPQLLAWYDVHKRELPWRDCGDPYKIWVSEVMSQQTRIEAMKPYYDNWMRLFPTLQDLANASEDEVVHAWQGLGYYSRARNLRLGVKDVVENYGGVVPHDRKTMESLKGVGSYTAGAILSMAYNEPEAAVDGNVLRIYARLYRIFEDILSTKGRKLITAIVEETLPHDRPGDFNQALMDFGSAVCIPKAPRCGECPIANLCDAYQQGDTDKLPVRIKKTKVVDVPVFVGILQYEDYYLLHKRPNRGLLRSMWEFPSVEGVSAFDDGEQALAELVADLGFELSLQPVLVKELTHVFSHRKWFMKAFRGTLTKSIDRDLPKDWMLIKREEFSDYAWAGPHGKLTELAR
- a CDS encoding 8-oxo-dGTP diphosphatase, with amino-acid sequence MRPTTLVFPIDEDNRILLGRKKRGFGADKYNGFGGKLNPGESFRACAVRELFEESGLSAREEDLECVALFDFQFPFDESLTHVSYVYFLRTFTGIVAETDEMEPHWFKPEDVPYAHMWDGDRRWLPMLLENKKLKGPIVFARDNSTVDKMDLTAMESVMESEHLARIDLYINE
- a CDS encoding DUF4931 domain-containing protein gives rise to the protein MNRPLIFDIALGRTKPVNMRNEQVRCPFCDRSQLTDILDTSGHIIWLMNKYPVLHDTWPTVIIETETDDGEFSTLPLDEATRIMQFGLDKWRETMQTNEFASVLFFKNHGPMSGGSIRHPHSQIIGLKNYDYCEDITVESMNGWLLHEDQDVRITLSTQPIIGFFEYNIRFKPDAPTRSVALRLQQVLRYLLHTIANFTQSYNYFFYDLKDGYNYIKIVARYVTTPLYIGYKIPQTCDDDRAAKIIQDIAPYLQGNKK